The Arachis ipaensis cultivar K30076 chromosome B05, Araip1.1, whole genome shotgun sequence nucleotide sequence aaaaatgttcatgcgctaattttttttttttaatagaagtTTATATATATAACGGAAACACCAATGGTGATAGAAATATAAACAATTCGCCCCAACATATTAATTTGTTCCTTTTGCCGAAAATTACAATTATATTTTTGAAGTTTTAACTACAAAATCTTATTATCAAGACATGAGAAATATACTTTAGACAGAAGAACATCAATTTAGAAATATCTATAAAAACATGTAATTTTTAAATACGTATTATTttctttgaaaataataattgttaCGACATTTATAGTTTATTTAAAATCATAAGAATCCACAAATAATTTCATACAcctaaataaataacaaatatataAGAAAAGTTCATTCTTGTAATTAAGTTCATTCTCTattattgtttctttcttttttcaccGAATTAGTGTTTTTGTTTGTTTGGATTTGGAGTCATTCCGTTTGGGAATATGTTAAAAGGCAAAAAGCGGGTATTGAACCCGACGTGAATCGAACACGCAACCTTCTGATCTGGAGTCAGACGCGCTACCATTGCGCCACGGATCCACAGATGTTATCGAATTAAAGTGACATATATTTAGTTTATATTTATTACTAGAATTCGTTACATTTACCAAAATATTTAAGAAGTAATAATCTTATACATATCTCGAATCGTATTACATAACAGCGCATCTACTACAAGGGAAATTACTGTGTTTTCTTCTCCTTATTATCCTTGCCGTTCATTACTTTGGTTTTGATCTTCTGAATAGCCCTCTCATCGATAACTTGATAAGACTTGTTGCATCTCTCTCTCAACCAATTCACTAATCTCTGGACTTTATCCTCGTACTTCACGTATGCTACTGGAACTGTCATGCTCACTATTGTACCTACAAACCgaaaatacaaaatattcaagAACATAATTAACAGAGGGAATCTAAATATCCATACAGGAATATATAGCAggtaaattaaaactaataagcAAATATGTATCATGTATGTACCTATATAAAGGAAAGTTAGGAGGTCCATGAAGGTTCCAACATAAGAGAGCAACAACAGTCCAACCTCGACTCCCACAAAGACATGCCACTCTTTCTCGGCCCCCACCCAGAACAACAACCTTATTGCTTCTTCAATCCAAACTCGAATAGTGTGGGCCATTCCCATAACCGTTTCTTCTGTCAGTTCAAATCTCGTCAAGCGCGGTGGTTCCCTGAATTCCACACAATAACTCCATTATAGCTTATTAATCTAATTAATccttaataatatatataaacataagaaTAATAAATACAAGCAAGAACATATATATATCTTACTTGCCGAAAAGCTTAGTGAGATTGGCATAGAGGAATatggaagcaagaaggaatatGGCAAGCCACGATATGAGAGTGATGAATTTAAATTGATATAGTTGCATAGAGACCCATGTTGCGGTTGCCAATATGAGAAGGGTTGCATTCAGTTTCTTTCTTCTCCATAAGACCACGTCCTTCACAACGTTGTTGCCATTAACGTGGTCTGCAGTACAAGAAGTCAAGAACAAGATTGGTGCAGTACAATGAAATGAAATAATTATTACCTGGCGAGGAATGGGAGGGAGTTGTTGTCAAAACTTGAGATTCCGCTTCAGGTTCTGGTTCTGAAGGCATAACTGGTTCTGGTTGTGCAGACATGATGGAGAATGAAGGTGAGAGGTAGAGTAAATGTATGATATATGTATGGTTCCTGGTGCAGATTGAAGTGCAAAAGGGCGGTGTTGTGTTACATAGAATTGAAGGTGATATGTATCTTTATTAGTGTGAGAGCATACACGTGTAGCAGTGCATGGAAACGTGGAATCTTTGGAACCTTTTAGCACCGCATTGACTAGTCTAGTGTCATCTAATGTATTGACTTTGATTCTAGAAGGCGCTTCATATGGTAACACACACCTTGATTCGTCATTTAATCAACGAAATCAGTTAACATATTTTAATATGCATTTTATATAAATAGTGTgattaataactaagaatttttgcACATTGGAGGAGAGTCCCAAAACGAAATACTCTGTTCCAATGTGGCTCTGGTGATCTTCTTTTAATCATGAGTTTAATGTCCTTATTTCTGCTATACCAAAGTCTCCAGAAAGTGATTATGAATATTTCTTTCCAATCTATCATCTGAAGTGTGCTTGCATCCCAATCCATCATCTATTTCCTCTTGTTGAGGAGGTGGCATTGCTATTGTCTTTTCTCAAGTAAGGCCGAAAAGTGTTGCAGTCTTTGTAAAAGAGAAACTGAT carries:
- the LOC107642802 gene encoding reticulon-like protein B13, which translates into the protein MSAQPEPVMPSEPEPEAESQVLTTTPSHSSPDHVNGNNVVKDVVLWRRKKLNATLLILATATWVSMQLYQFKFITLISWLAIFLLASIFLYANLTKLFGKEPPRLTRFELTEETVMGMAHTIRVWIEEAIRLLFWVGAEKEWHVFVGVEVGLLLLSYVGTFMDLLTFLYIGTIVSMTVPVAYVKYEDKVQRLVNWLRERCNKSYQVIDERAIQKIKTKVMNGKDNKEKKTQ